Sequence from the uncultured Flavobacterium sp. genome:
CACTAAACCTACAAGCCCTTTTACGTCTTGTGGAACATACCAAAAGTATTGCCAGCCGTTGCCTTCCGTAAATGGATATCCGCCGTTTGCGCCATATTTTAATGGATCGAATGGACCAATCCAATTACCTTTATCGTCTTTAGCTCTGAAGAATCCAATTTGTTTATCGTATAAATTTTTATAGAATTGAGAACGTTTTGTAAAATGATTATAATCGTCTGTTTTGCCTAGTTTCTTCGCTAATTCAGCTACACACCAATCATCATAAGCCATTTCTAAAGTTAATGAAACGGACTGAGATTTTAGATTCTCCGGAATATATCCGTACTTTTCCCAAATACCAAATGGCGATCCCGGATGTTCACGCATCGCCGAATTCTTTACAGCTTCAAATGCTATTTCGGCATCAATTCCTGACAGATTTTTAAGCACGGCATCAACCACCACCGGAATGGCGTGATTGCCAATCATGCAATAATTTTCCTGTCCCCATAATTGCCAAATTGGTAAATATCCAAAAGCTTTATAATACGCCAACATACTATTTACAAAATCAACTGAACGTTCTGGTTGCAAAATAGTGTACAAAGGATGCGCGCCACGATAAGTATCCCATAAAGAAAATGTCGTGTAATATGGTTTTGATGAATTTCTGGTCGTAAAATCGGCTGATGGATAATCTCCGCTAACATCTGATAAAGTGTTTGGCTGAATACAAGTATGATATAAAGCGGTATAGAAAATTTGTTTTTGTTCTTGTGTTCCTTCAATTTTTATTTTTCCGAGTTCTTTTTCCCAAACAGCATCGGTAGTATTTACAATTCCTTCAAAATCCCAATTAGGAATTTCAGCCTGAACATTCAAACGTGCATTTTCGATACTGGTTGCTGAGATTCCAACTTTCACCAAAACTTCTTGTTGTTTTGAAGTATCAAAATCTAAAATTGCCCGAATTGCATTTCCGTTAACTATTTTGGGATTGTCATAAATATTTCCACCATCCGTTACATGATTATGGATTATAGGTTGCGAGAATTCAGCGTGGAAAAATACTTTTCGCATTGGCGCCCAACCTGTAATAACACGATAACCTTCAATTGTATGATCATTAGGAAATGAGATTTGTGATGCAATTATGCGCGTATTCCAATCTGATTTTTTCATCGAATGATCTAAATCGATCACAATATGTGCTTCTTTATTTTTAGGAAAACTGTATTTATGAAAACCTGCGTGTGTAGTTGCTGTAAGTTCTGCTTTTATCTGATAATCTAACAATTCGACGCTATAATAACCGGGTTTAGCCGATTCTTCATCATGAGAAAATTTTGATTGATAGGCATTTTGTCCGGCTTCTTCCTTAACTATTGCACCACTAAATGGCATCAACATAACATCGAATAATTCTGCAACGCCGGTTCCGCTTAAATGTGTGTGACTGAAACCTGCAATAGTGGTGTCGTTATAATTATAACCACAAGCAACGCTCCAATCTGGAGTATTTCTGGTATCTGGACTAAGTTGCACCATCCCAAACGGAACTGTTGCTCCGGGATAATTATTACCTGAAAGTGGCGATCCGTGTGCTGCTCCAGTTCCTATAAATGGATTGACATGCGACGTTATTTTTTCTGTTGTTTGCGCTCCCAGAATTATTGAACTTAGAAATATTCCGCAGAATAATATTTTATTTAAAGTCATTGTTTAGAATTAAATTAGTAAAACATGATTAGAAAACATTAGATCTGACAGGTTTTAAAAACCTGTCAGGTCTAAATAAACTTTATAGATTACAATTTAGAAGACGTAATCTCTTTCATTTCTCCGTTCACTTTCACTTTTACCTTTGTTGTTACAGGAGAAAAAACTTCATATTTCGTTACTTTACCTTTTTCCCATTTGATGTTTACCGTAAAGTTTCCTTCGGATTTAAGCCCTTTTACTTCGCCTTCGTTTAGCCAAACATCTGGCATTGCAGGCAATAATTCGATAAATCCTGCGTGACTTTGAATCAGCATTTCGCCGATTCCTGCTGTAGCTCCAAAATTTCCATCAATTTGAAATGGTGGTCCAGCCGAAAGTAAATTTGGATAAACTCCTCCTCCTGCTCCATAATTGATGTTTGTTGCCAATGTTGGTCTTAATATTGTTTTTAATAATTTATAAGCTCGGTTTCCTTCTTTCAAACGCGACCAAAACAACATTTTGTAAGCTATAGACCAACTCGGACCATCATCTCCTCTTATTTCAAGAGTTTTCTTAACTGCTTCTGCAAGTTCAGGAGTGCTTTCAGGCGTAATTAAAGATGCCGGATATAAACCGTATAAATGAGAAACATGGCGATGCTGCGGATCTGTTTCTTTATAAGGTTTTAACCATTCCTGAATTCTTCCATCAGGCGAAATTACTCCTGCCGGAGGCAATAATTTCAATCGTTTTTCGAGCTCAATTTTTAAATCCTTGTCCAATCCTAATTTTGTTGATGCTGAGATTACGTTATCAAATAATTCACGAACAATCTGATTGTCAATTGTTGGTCCCATACAAACGTGTGCTTCTTGTCCGTTTGGTAAGAAAAACGAATTTTCAGGTGATACAGATGGCGAAGTTACCAACCAACCTGTTTCGGGATCTTTTACCAACATACTGTTGTAAAACTGAGCTGCTCCTTTTATAACCGGATAAATTTCAGCCAAATATACTTTATCATTTGAATACAAATAATGGTTCCATAAATTGTTGCACAACCAACCAGAACCTGCTTTTGCAATTCCCCATGAAGCACTTTCGCCAGGTTCTGTAAAGCCCCAAACATTGGTAATTACGTGCGCCACCCAACCATCGGCATTGTAATAAGCTTTTACGGTTTTTTCTCCGTAAGGAACCATTTGTTTAACCAAATCTTTCAGCGGAAGATTCAATTCTGATAAATTTGCAGTTTCTAAAGCCCAATGATTCATCTGGACATTTACGTCAAGATGATAATCTCCATTCCAAGGTGTTTGCACTTGATGCGCCCATAAACCTTGTAAATTTGGTGGCAACAAACCAACTCTTGTACTGCTAATACTTAAATAACGACCATATTGGTAAAACAAAACCGGAAGTCCTGCATCTGAATCAGAATCTTTCATAAAAGCATCTAAACGCTCATTTGTGGGCAATGCTTTTTTGGCTGGTTTCCCAAAGTTCAAAGCAACGCGATTGAATAACTTCTGATAATTTTCGATGTGTGTTTTCTTCTGATCCTGATATTTCTTTTGCATCGCTGAATCCAGAATTTTATCTACTGAAACTTCGAAGTTTTTATCTTTAAAATCAGTTCCTGCAGAAATAAATAATACGACTTCTGTTGCATTTTTTATTTCGATTATATTATTAGTATATAAAGCATTTCCATCTTTTAATTGAGCTTTTACTTTAGCTTCATATTTCATTCCTTTTCCGTCGATTCCATTGTTTAATTGTCCTGACATTACAAGAGAATTATCGCTTCCATTTACGGTTTTAAAATGTTCTAGCCGATCTAACTGAACAGTGAAATTCAACTTTCCTTTTTTACTTGAAGTCAATTTGATAAAAGCGGCATCATCACCAAAACCTGCAAAATATTCACGTTTATACGTTACGCCATCAAGTGTAAATTGCGTTGCTGCAATTGCAGTTTGTATATTCAGATTTCTGCTGTAATTTGTAGCTTTTGATTGGGTTTTATAATTAAATTTTAAGGTCATATCTCCCAAAACCTGATAACATCCAAACTGCACATTTGCGCCGTCTCCACTTCCTGAACCCGGACCTGTACAGACAAAATTTTCATTGATTAGCTTTTCGGCATCGCTGTTTTTATTGGCTAAAAGCAATTCTCTGATCTGAGGCAAAAAAGTATATGCTTTATAATTGTTCGCATCTTGTGGTGATCCGCTCCATAAAGTTATATCGTTAAGAACCAATTTTTCAGTTGTGATTCCTCCATCGGGCATAATTCCCAAACGTCCGTTTCCTAATGGTAAGGTTTCTTCCCATTGAGATGCTGGTTTTGTATACCATAATTCTAACGGATTACTTTGCGAATAGCCTAAAAAAGGCAGTATTATAAAAAGTAATGATTTATATTTTTTGATATTCATAATTATTATTTTAAATTATTTTGCAATGTTTATTAAACCTGACAGGTTTTAAAAACCTGTCAGGTTTACGTTGAGAATAATTTCTTATTTATTATAAGGAATCGCTTTTATAACTGGTTTTTCTCCGTTTTTCAAAAGCGTTTCGTCAAATTCTATGATAACTTCTTTGCTTTCTCCTTTTAGCAAAGTAAAATAACTATCACTAACAATTGCCGGTAAAATTTGCGCTCCAGTTTTATCATTTAAAACTTGAATATGAATTCCAAATGCTAATCCTGAAGGACTTGAAACTTTAGATTTTATAACATATTTCCCATTTTGTTTTACAACTTTACTGGAAACAGTTACGTTTGTTTTTGGCAATTTATTCAAATCTGTGAAGTCTTTCATATTAGAACCTCTCCAATAAAAATTTTCGCTAACCAATTTGTTTTGAGCATCTTTTAATTTTAATCTGATAAAATGTACCGGACTCAAATCTGAAGTATTTGTATTGGTTTCGGCTCCAAAAATTTTGAAATCATAAAGCGAATATCCCCAACCTGAACCTCGTTTTATACCTAACATTCGAACATAACGCGCTTTTACTTCATCAAACGAAATGGTTTCAATACCTTGTTTTCCTTCTTTTATAACGCTTGCATCTGTCCAATTTTTTGCATCTGTACTAGTTTGAATTTTATATTCTTTTCCAAAAGCATTTTCCCAATTCAAAACCACACGATTTACAACATATTCGTTTTCAAGATCAACGTAAATCCATTCGTTATCTGTTGAATTACTTGCCCAACGACTGTTTGAATCTCCATCTGTAACGTCTCTCGTATTTCCTCCATCTGTTGAAGAAGCTGTTGCATTTTTCTGAAAAGCCAAATCTTTTTGATTCGAATAAAACGGAATCACAAAACTTTCTGTTGCAGTATTCGAATATGACTCTACAATCGCTTTTTGGTTAAATTTTGCAACTGATTTTCCATCTAAATTATAAACCGTTGCTTCGGCATTTAGATTTTTAAAATCAGTTCCTGTTGTATTAATTACTTTAACCGAATTATTAACTGGATTCCACTGAATGTGTAATGGTTCACAAGCCGATTTTACGCCCCAATATGCTCCGGTTAAATCGTAATAATAATCATAAGTCTGCCAAACCATACTTGGATATGACGATTGACTCATCCAGGTCATAATTCCCGAAGCATCTTCCCACATATGATCTAACCAGCCTTCGTACATGGCTTTGTTGGTTTCGATATTTAGCAATTGCGCTTTTGTGGTATATTCTTCCAGATTATTCGGTTTTCCGTAACGTTCTGTGATGCTTTTATCATAATTATCAGGCGAAGCGTTAAAGGCTTTTTGTCCAAAGAAATGTTTGTCCCACATATCATTTCGTGGCCACCAATCTTTTTCAGGTATAAATTTCTTGAAACTTTCGATATTAGGAAAAACTGCTGTACCAATTTCAGTTCTTAATCCCCAACCTGGTCCATCTCCGGTTCCTACATAAGTCGCAGGATATTTGGTAAAATAAAACCTTGGATCTTTATTTCCCCAAAGTCCGCTTCCGCTCAGGTTTCCTGTGTTTGAGCATGGCTGATAATATCTGTCATTATTATCGAAAGTTTTGATATTTTCGGCAATCCAACCGTTAAGCGGAGGTTGAGGAACTCCTTCATTATCTCCACACCAAACGGCTATACTTACATGATTTCTTACTCGTTTTATTTTTTCGACAACATTGTTATTAAAAGCATGAATATCTAATGGTAAATTAGGATTTGCATTTAGCCAAAAATCATCCCAAACCATAATTCCATATTTATCGCACGCTTCATAAAATTCATCATCTGTAGTTGAACCTAACCAGTTACGAATGATGTTGTAATTCATTTCTTTATGAAGTTTTACTTTTAGATCGTATTCATCTCCTCGGCAACGAAGCATATATTCGCTCATTCCCCAGTTTCCTCCTTTTAGAAATACTCGTTTTCCGTTTATCGAAACATGTAAAACGCCTCCTTCTGTATCATAGGTATATTTTTTAATTCCGAAAGTTACTTTTTGAGCGTCTGAAACAACATCTCCAATTTTAAAAGTAAATTGACAAGTATATAAATTAGGATCTCCGTAACCATTTGGCCACCATAATTTTGGATTCTGAATGGCTAATTCCGGAAATTG
This genomic interval carries:
- a CDS encoding GH92 family glycosyl hydrolase, which translates into the protein MTLNKILFCGIFLSSIILGAQTTEKITSHVNPFIGTGAAHGSPLSGNNYPGATVPFGMVQLSPDTRNTPDWSVACGYNYNDTTIAGFSHTHLSGTGVAELFDVMLMPFSGAIVKEEAGQNAYQSKFSHDEESAKPGYYSVELLDYQIKAELTATTHAGFHKYSFPKNKEAHIVIDLDHSMKKSDWNTRIIASQISFPNDHTIEGYRVITGWAPMRKVFFHAEFSQPIIHNHVTDGGNIYDNPKIVNGNAIRAILDFDTSKQQEVLVKVGISATSIENARLNVQAEIPNWDFEGIVNTTDAVWEKELGKIKIEGTQEQKQIFYTALYHTCIQPNTLSDVSGDYPSADFTTRNSSKPYYTTFSLWDTYRGAHPLYTILQPERSVDFVNSMLAYYKAFGYLPIWQLWGQENYCMIGNHAIPVVVDAVLKNLSGIDAEIAFEAVKNSAMREHPGSPFGIWEKYGYIPENLKSQSVSLTLEMAYDDWCVAELAKKLGKTDDYNHFTKRSQFYKNLYDKQIGFFRAKDDKGNWIGPFDPLKYGANGGYPFTEGNGWQYFWYVPQDVKGLVGLVGGDNAFTKKLDTFFTLEDKPEEVNDNASGFIGQYAHGNEPSHHIAYLYNYAGQPWKTQQYVSEILKKMYNTTSSGYSGNDDCGELSTWYIFSAMGFYPVNPASSIYVIGSPLLKEASIELKDGKIFKVIANNVSDKNFYIQSAKLNGKSYSKTFINQSDIDNGGVLEFIMGSKPNKKWGTRVEDRPIK
- a CDS encoding glycoside hydrolase family 95 protein, which produces MNIKKYKSLLFIILPFLGYSQSNPLELWYTKPASQWEETLPLGNGRLGIMPDGGITTEKLVLNDITLWSGSPQDANNYKAYTFLPQIRELLLANKNSDAEKLINENFVCTGPGSGSGDGANVQFGCYQVLGDMTLKFNYKTQSKATNYSRNLNIQTAIAATQFTLDGVTYKREYFAGFGDDAAFIKLTSSKKGKLNFTVQLDRLEHFKTVNGSDNSLVMSGQLNNGIDGKGMKYEAKVKAQLKDGNALYTNNIIEIKNATEVVLFISAGTDFKDKNFEVSVDKILDSAMQKKYQDQKKTHIENYQKLFNRVALNFGKPAKKALPTNERLDAFMKDSDSDAGLPVLFYQYGRYLSISSTRVGLLPPNLQGLWAHQVQTPWNGDYHLDVNVQMNHWALETANLSELNLPLKDLVKQMVPYGEKTVKAYYNADGWVAHVITNVWGFTEPGESASWGIAKAGSGWLCNNLWNHYLYSNDKVYLAEIYPVIKGAAQFYNSMLVKDPETGWLVTSPSVSPENSFFLPNGQEAHVCMGPTIDNQIVRELFDNVISASTKLGLDKDLKIELEKRLKLLPPAGVISPDGRIQEWLKPYKETDPQHRHVSHLYGLYPASLITPESTPELAEAVKKTLEIRGDDGPSWSIAYKMLFWSRLKEGNRAYKLLKTILRPTLATNINYGAGGGVYPNLLSAGPPFQIDGNFGATAGIGEMLIQSHAGFIELLPAMPDVWLNEGEVKGLKSEGNFTVNIKWEKGKVTKYEVFSPVTTKVKVKVNGEMKEITSSKL
- a CDS encoding discoidin domain-containing protein; the encoded protein is MKFINIQIYTILLILNALSFSVYSQNKVSLNSSDIVWKLKPQAELGQDSLKIFTSNYSDTNWVKAVVPGTIFNSYVVSGIEKDPNYGDNIYQVDKSKYDRSFWYRSEFTVPENFTKDIVWLNFEGINREGDIYLNGKKIATLSGMMQRGKFDITKLVHRKEKNVLAILVSIPKQPLNNYGSPTYISSAGWDWMPYVPGLNSGITDDVFLSNTNKITIIDPWIHTDLPSNGRADLEIKVDLKNSSAQNQEGVLTGVIMPGNITFSKKISLDANAITNIKLSKEQFPELAIQNPKLWWPNGYGDPNLYTCQFTFKIGDVVSDAQKVTFGIKKYTYDTEGGVLHVSINGKRVFLKGGNWGMSEYMLRCRGDEYDLKVKLHKEMNYNIIRNWLGSTTDDEFYEACDKYGIMVWDDFWLNANPNLPLDIHAFNNNVVEKIKRVRNHVSIAVWCGDNEGVPQPPLNGWIAENIKTFDNNDRYYQPCSNTGNLSGSGLWGNKDPRFYFTKYPATYVGTGDGPGWGLRTEIGTAVFPNIESFKKFIPEKDWWPRNDMWDKHFFGQKAFNASPDNYDKSITERYGKPNNLEEYTTKAQLLNIETNKAMYEGWLDHMWEDASGIMTWMSQSSYPSMVWQTYDYYYDLTGAYWGVKSACEPLHIQWNPVNNSVKVINTTGTDFKNLNAEATVYNLDGKSVAKFNQKAIVESYSNTATESFVIPFYSNQKDLAFQKNATASSTDGGNTRDVTDGDSNSRWASNSTDNEWIYVDLENEYVVNRVVLNWENAFGKEYKIQTSTDAKNWTDASVIKEGKQGIETISFDEVKARYVRMLGIKRGSGWGYSLYDFKIFGAETNTNTSDLSPVHFIRLKLKDAQNKLVSENFYWRGSNMKDFTDLNKLPKTNVTVSSKVVKQNGKYVIKSKVSSPSGLAFGIHIQVLNDKTGAQILPAIVSDSYFTLLKGESKEVIIEFDETLLKNGEKPVIKAIPYNK